A window of Microcystis aeruginosa FD4 contains these coding sequences:
- a CDS encoding energy-coupling factor ABC transporter ATP-binding protein has protein sequence MHHNPIFIENLVYTYPDGTEALKGINLAIEATEKVALVGANGSGKSTLLLHFNGILPPQTGKITVGPYQVKPENLENIRNFVGLVFQNPDDQLFMPTVWEDVTFGPMNQGIRGEDLNHRCHHALQAVGLDSQHYGKRNSQNLSGGEKKRVAIAGVLAMLPEVLVFDEPSAQLDPRSRRQLIQLLATLPQTQVIATHDLDLALELCDRTVVLSRGQVVGEGETAKILSNREFLEQHDLETPLCYSRPYCAIADAPSQVSDQ, from the coding sequence ATGCACCACAACCCGATTTTTATTGAAAACCTAGTTTATACCTATCCTGACGGTACAGAAGCGTTAAAGGGTATTAATTTAGCCATTGAAGCTACGGAAAAGGTGGCTTTAGTCGGGGCCAATGGATCGGGAAAATCCACCTTATTACTGCATTTTAACGGTATTCTCCCGCCGCAAACGGGTAAAATCACCGTCGGTCCCTACCAAGTTAAACCAGAGAATTTAGAAAATATCCGCAATTTTGTCGGTTTAGTCTTCCAAAACCCCGACGATCAGCTATTTATGCCCACTGTCTGGGAGGATGTGACTTTTGGCCCGATGAATCAGGGAATTCGGGGAGAGGATTTAAACCATCGCTGTCATCATGCTTTACAAGCGGTGGGATTGGATTCCCAGCATTACGGTAAGAGAAACAGTCAGAATCTATCGGGGGGTGAAAAAAAACGCGTGGCGATTGCGGGGGTTTTAGCCATGTTGCCCGAGGTCTTAGTTTTTGATGAACCTAGCGCCCAACTGGACCCCCGGTCCCGTCGGCAATTAATACAACTGTTAGCCACTTTACCCCAAACCCAGGTGATCGCCACCCATGATCTCGATCTGGCTTTAGAACTATGCGATCGCACGGTGGTTTTAAGTCGTGGTCAGGTGGTGGGAGAGGGAGAAACCGCTAAGATTTTAAGTAATCGGGAATTTTTGGAACAACACGACCTGGAAACACCCCTTTGTTATAGTCGTCCCTACTGTGCGATCGCTGATGCGCCCTCACAAGTCAGTGATCAGTGA
- a CDS encoding PDGLE domain-containing protein, translating to MNIRRNSQFFLIGLVLSLIIAVFLSPFASLDPDGLDRVAEDLQFSQKEDPNALGSQLPFARIFDGYALKGVPEGVATPLAGFLGTLATFGIAWGIGKLVIPKSQNQE from the coding sequence ATGAATATTCGCAGAAATAGCCAATTTTTTCTGATTGGCTTGGTATTATCCCTAATTATAGCCGTTTTTCTTTCTCCCTTTGCCAGTCTCGATCCCGACGGACTCGATCGAGTGGCGGAAGACTTACAATTTAGCCAAAAAGAAGACCCTAACGCCCTAGGTAGTCAATTACCTTTCGCCCGAATTTTTGATGGTTATGCCCTCAAAGGTGTTCCCGAAGGTGTCGCCACTCCCCTGGCCGGTTTTCTGGGAACTCTTGCCACTTTCGGCATCGCTTGGGGTATCGGTAAATTAGTCATTCCAAAATCCCAAAATCAGGAGTAA
- a CDS encoding ABC1 kinase family protein, producing MSRHQDSQTDRKREETQFTPYSAEAIAQQYRYKPWQLFGRAFVITWSLGLFLLSLLWDKWTKQEEANKYRRASELRQILTRLGPTFIKVGQALSTRPDLVRKDFLDELVKLQDQLPPFDNDIAFALIETELGMPVEKAYREISPTPVAAASLGQVYKAILPTGEEVAVKVQRPGLRALLSLDLYLMRWAAQKFGRLLPLNLGHDLTLIVDEFGTKLFEEIDYQNEGRNAEKFATNFQNNPEVKVPSIYWRYSGRRVLTLEWIDGYKLTDIENIKALGLDPNSIVKIGVTSGLQQLLEHGFFHADPHPGNLFATFDGRMAYIDFGMMDQLEEETKETLAGCVVDLINKDYENLAANFVKLGFLTPETDIKPIIPALERVLGNAIGQSVGDFNFRTITDDFSELMYQYPFRIPAKFALIIRSLVTQEGVALTLDPNFKIVQVAYPYVAKRLLTGESPQLRRRLLDVLFKNGKFQWQRLENMIKMARSESNFDLLPTAQLGITFLLSEEGRYLRRQLLLALTEDDRLHTAEVQRLWGLIQGELQPRRLLDVAMSAFRELSSPGVAAVLPRETSSR from the coding sequence GTGAGTCGGCATCAAGACAGTCAAACTGACCGGAAACGAGAAGAAACACAGTTCACTCCTTACAGTGCAGAAGCGATCGCTCAACAATACCGTTACAAACCTTGGCAATTGTTCGGTCGCGCTTTCGTGATTACTTGGTCTTTAGGATTATTTCTCCTCAGTCTCCTCTGGGACAAATGGACAAAGCAAGAAGAAGCCAATAAATACAGGCGTGCCAGCGAACTTAGGCAAATTCTCACCCGTTTGGGTCCCACCTTCATCAAAGTCGGTCAAGCTCTCTCTACCCGTCCCGACCTCGTTCGCAAAGACTTTTTAGACGAATTAGTTAAACTACAAGACCAACTTCCCCCCTTCGATAACGACATCGCTTTTGCCCTTATCGAGACAGAATTGGGGATGCCTGTAGAAAAAGCCTATCGAGAAATATCCCCCACCCCCGTGGCTGCCGCTAGTTTAGGACAGGTTTACAAAGCGATTCTACCCACCGGCGAAGAAGTAGCCGTTAAAGTGCAAAGACCGGGGCTGCGGGCGCTTTTAAGCCTCGATTTATACCTAATGCGCTGGGCTGCCCAAAAATTCGGTCGTTTATTACCCCTCAATCTCGGCCACGACCTCACCCTGATTGTCGATGAATTCGGCACCAAACTCTTTGAGGAAATCGACTATCAAAACGAAGGTCGCAACGCTGAAAAATTCGCCACCAACTTCCAAAATAACCCCGAAGTTAAAGTTCCCAGTATCTACTGGCGTTATAGTGGTCGCCGCGTCCTCACCCTGGAATGGATTGATGGCTATAAACTCACCGATATCGAGAATATCAAAGCTTTGGGATTAGACCCCAATAGTATCGTTAAAATCGGCGTAACCTCGGGATTACAGCAACTCCTCGAACACGGCTTTTTCCACGCTGATCCCCATCCGGGTAATCTTTTCGCCACCTTTGATGGTCGCATGGCCTATATCGATTTTGGCATGATGGACCAGTTAGAGGAGGAAACTAAAGAAACCCTCGCTGGTTGCGTCGTCGATTTAATTAACAAAGACTACGAAAACCTGGCCGCCAACTTTGTCAAACTGGGATTTTTAACCCCAGAAACGGATATAAAACCAATTATTCCAGCCCTAGAACGAGTTTTAGGCAATGCCATCGGTCAGAGTGTCGGTGACTTCAATTTCCGCACCATTACCGATGATTTCTCCGAATTGATGTACCAATATCCCTTCCGGATTCCCGCCAAATTCGCCCTGATTATTCGTTCCCTCGTCACCCAAGAAGGGGTGGCCCTTACCCTCGATCCTAACTTCAAAATCGTCCAAGTGGCCTATCCCTACGTCGCTAAACGTCTCCTGACCGGGGAATCGCCCCAACTGCGGCGGCGTTTACTGGATGTCCTGTTCAAAAACGGTAAATTCCAGTGGCAACGCCTAGAAAACATGATTAAAATGGCTCGTTCGGAAAGTAACTTCGATTTACTGCCCACCGCGCAATTAGGCATCACTTTTCTTCTCTCGGAAGAAGGTCGTTATCTGCGTCGTCAATTGCTATTAGCTTTAACGGAAGATGACCGTCTCCACACGGCCGAAGTGCAACGTCTCTGGGGTTTAATTCAAGGAGAATTGCAACCGCGGCGACTCTTGGATGTGGCCATGAGCGCTTTTCGGGAATTATCGTCCCCAGGTGTGGCCGCTGTCCTTCCGCGAGAAACCAGTTCGCGTTAA
- the cbiQ gene encoding cobalt ECF transporter T component CbiQ, with product MLHIATFSRENECQNFAFWQKLAPHTRVLVTLLLVFATALTPNGSWATWGIYGLGLIILVLISRVTISVLLQRVAIEFVFIGVVLLGTLFRDGGEILWSWGFLRITSEGLLVLGSVALKAFLCLCTVNILVLTTAIPDLLQALVTLKTPPLLVAILASMYRYLAVLSAEFNSMRRAAIARNLMSSPRWQRLLVGHMIGSLFIRTYERGDRIYQAMLSRGYTGSLPSVRVPQSKLNDYLAIIGIVILILWGQMVHLLR from the coding sequence ATGCTACACATTGCTACTTTTTCTCGCGAAAATGAGTGCCAAAATTTCGCTTTTTGGCAGAAACTTGCGCCCCATACCCGGGTTTTAGTGACTCTTTTGTTAGTTTTTGCCACAGCCTTAACTCCGAATGGTAGCTGGGCAACTTGGGGGATTTACGGATTAGGATTAATTATTTTAGTTCTGATCAGTCGGGTGACTATTAGCGTACTTTTACAAAGAGTAGCGATCGAATTTGTCTTTATCGGTGTGGTTTTATTGGGAACTCTTTTTCGCGATGGCGGCGAAATTCTTTGGTCTTGGGGATTTTTGCGGATAACTAGCGAGGGATTGCTGGTTTTAGGCAGTGTCGCCCTAAAAGCTTTTCTCTGTCTTTGTACGGTCAATATTCTGGTTTTAACGACAGCAATTCCCGACCTGTTACAAGCCTTAGTTACCCTAAAAACTCCCCCTTTATTGGTGGCAATTTTAGCTTCTATGTACCGTTATCTAGCTGTTTTGAGCGCTGAATTTAATTCCATGCGAAGGGCAGCAATTGCGCGTAATTTAATGAGTAGTCCCCGATGGCAACGGTTGCTAGTGGGACACATGATCGGCTCTTTATTTATCCGTACCTACGAACGGGGCGATCGCATTTATCAAGCCATGTTATCGAGGGGTTACACCGGTTCTTTGCCTTCTGTACGGGTTCCCCAAAGCAAGCTAAACGATTATCTCGCTATAATTGGCATAGTAATTCTGATCCTCTGGGGTCAAATGGTACATCTACTCAGGTAA
- a CDS encoding PEP-CTERM sorting domain-containing protein — protein sequence MPNGTTLDGDTAPNQSPVQLSGLSLIPGQTLNFSVTGAVNNNPSPPPPTATPDGTTQFLNYGPNFGISRINAPLNSLLGVFLDNSQPDSTPAPASLDFSAIGLNFSSLAPQVKQVFFIGDGLTGTGSGAVQNFIVPAGATRLFLGPQDFATFNNSGSFTVTVQAVPEPSTILGLGVLGFGAFLKHNLAKSKKSNKQDK from the coding sequence ATGCCCAATGGAACTACTCTCGACGGGGATACTGCTCCTAATCAGTCTCCTGTACAATTGTCGGGACTTTCCTTGATTCCTGGACAAACGCTCAATTTCTCCGTAACTGGGGCAGTCAACAATAATCCCTCCCCACCCCCACCCACCGCTACGCCAGATGGGACAACACAGTTTCTAAACTATGGTCCTAACTTTGGAATTTCCAGGATTAACGCTCCGCTCAATTCCCTTCTCGGTGTCTTTTTAGATAACAGCCAACCAGATTCGACTCCTGCACCGGCATCTCTTGACTTTTCTGCAATTGGACTCAATTTTTCTTCGTTAGCTCCACAAGTTAAGCAAGTTTTCTTCATCGGCGATGGACTGACAGGAACCGGCAGTGGTGCCGTGCAGAATTTCATCGTTCCTGCTGGAGCAACTCGCCTCTTCCTTGGACCACAGGATTTTGCAACGTTTAACAACAGCGGAAGTTTTACTGTAACAGTTCAAGCAGTACCTGAACCTAGCACAATTCTGGGCTTAGGTGTATTAGGATTTGGTGCTTTCTTGAAGCACAACCTAGCTAAATCTAAAAAGTCGAATAAACAGGACAAGTAA
- the gyrB gene encoding DNA topoisomerase (ATP-hydrolyzing) subunit B: MTSNYGAEQIQVLEGLEPVRKRPGMYIGTTGPRGLHHLVYEVVDNSIDEALAGYCTHIEVDIKADGSVSVTDDGRGIPTDVHPTTGKSALETVLTILHAGGKFGSGGYKVSGGLHGVGISVVNALSAWVDVTVWRDHKVHSQRYERGIPVTELVSSPSEEEKTGTRVNFLPDTEIFSQGIEFDYSTLSGRLRELAYLNAGVKITFSDYRPGEPHIETYCYEGGIKEYVAYMCREKETLHKDIIYVSGEKNGINIEVAFQWCIDAYSDNILGFANNIRTIDGGTHLEGLKAVLTRTLNNVARKRNKIKENEPNLAGENVREGLTAVISVKVPEPEFEGQTKTKLGNTEVRGIVDSLVGETLNEYLEQNPQVADTIIEKAVQAYKAAEAARRARDLVRRKSVLESSPLPGKLADCSERDPEKSEIYIVEGDSAGGCFHGDTEIALVDGRNLSFKQLVTEQAQGKEHFCYTIRDNGTIGVERVINARITKKDAEVIKITLDHGEAIICTPDHLFLLRDGSYKPAAALTPEDALMPLYRKLSALRDPGITINGYEMVWNPASDSWLFTHVIADWYNRWQGINTIKKTYYQKTLATLKQIEIDRGYIDLEAYQKYRLQTRDKSILRFDSFCDRYFDGDKNKALEAVSNYNHRVVAIKRLETRFDVYDIEVPHTHNFALASGVFVHNSAKQGRDRRFQAILPLRGKILNIEKTDDAKIYKNTEIQSLITALGLGIKGEDFDPSQLRYHRIVLMTDADVDGAHIRTLLLTFFYRYQKNLIDQGYVYIACPPLYKLERGKNHSYCYSDRELQQKIAEFPANANYTIQRFKGLGEMMPQQLWDTTMNPETRTLKRVEIEDAAKAEELFTILMGDRVAPRREFIETHGPRLNLTDLDI, translated from the coding sequence ATGACAAGTAACTACGGCGCGGAACAGATACAAGTTCTCGAAGGGTTAGAACCAGTCAGGAAGCGGCCGGGGATGTATATCGGTACGACCGGGCCGCGGGGACTACATCATTTAGTCTATGAAGTGGTGGACAACTCGATCGATGAGGCCTTAGCGGGTTACTGTACTCATATCGAAGTGGATATCAAGGCCGATGGTTCCGTCAGCGTTACCGACGATGGCCGGGGTATTCCCACCGATGTTCACCCCACCACGGGTAAATCTGCTCTCGAAACCGTTCTCACTATACTTCATGCCGGCGGTAAATTTGGCAGTGGTGGCTATAAAGTGTCGGGAGGGTTACACGGAGTCGGGATTTCCGTCGTTAATGCTCTTTCCGCATGGGTCGATGTGACAGTCTGGCGCGATCATAAAGTACATAGCCAACGCTACGAAAGGGGTATCCCCGTCACAGAATTGGTCAGCAGTCCTAGTGAAGAGGAAAAAACGGGAACTAGGGTTAATTTTCTGCCAGACACCGAAATTTTTAGCCAAGGCATCGAATTTGATTACAGTACCCTCTCTGGACGTTTACGAGAACTAGCCTACTTAAATGCCGGTGTTAAAATCACCTTTAGCGATTACCGTCCCGGGGAACCCCACATCGAAACCTATTGTTATGAGGGGGGTATTAAAGAATACGTCGCTTATATGTGTCGGGAAAAAGAAACCCTGCACAAAGATATTATCTATGTATCGGGGGAAAAGAACGGAATTAATATCGAAGTGGCGTTTCAGTGGTGTATAGATGCCTATAGCGACAATATTCTCGGTTTTGCTAATAATATCCGCACCATTGACGGGGGAACTCATCTAGAAGGATTAAAGGCAGTTCTGACTCGTACTTTAAATAATGTTGCTCGTAAACGCAATAAAATTAAAGAAAACGAGCCTAATCTAGCGGGGGAAAACGTCCGTGAGGGTTTAACCGCCGTTATTTCCGTAAAAGTCCCCGAACCAGAATTTGAGGGACAAACCAAGACCAAATTAGGTAACACTGAAGTCCGGGGTATTGTTGATTCCCTGGTGGGGGAAACTCTCAACGAATACCTAGAACAAAATCCCCAAGTGGCCGACACGATTATCGAAAAAGCAGTACAAGCGTACAAGGCGGCGGAAGCAGCCCGACGGGCCCGGGACTTAGTACGACGGAAATCGGTCTTGGAATCCTCACCTTTACCGGGTAAATTGGCTGATTGTAGCGAAAGAGACCCAGAAAAGTCAGAAATTTACATCGTCGAAGGGGACAGCGCCGGCGGCTGTTTTCATGGTGATACAGAAATCGCCCTTGTCGATGGACGCAACCTCAGTTTTAAACAGCTAGTGACCGAACAAGCCCAAGGAAAGGAACATTTTTGTTATACCATTCGTGACAATGGCACGATCGGGGTTGAACGAGTTATTAATGCCCGCATCACCAAAAAAGACGCAGAAGTAATTAAAATTACTCTCGATCATGGTGAAGCGATTATTTGTACTCCTGACCATCTTTTCCTGTTAAGAGATGGTAGCTATAAACCTGCTGCGGCTTTAACTCCAGAAGATGCTTTAATGCCTTTGTATCGGAAATTGTCCGCTCTTCGTGACCCCGGAATCACCATTAACGGTTATGAAATGGTCTGGAATCCCGCTTCCGATTCTTGGTTGTTCACTCATGTGATCGCTGATTGGTATAATCGTTGGCAGGGAATTAACACGATCAAGAAAACTTACTATCAAAAAACCCTAGCGACCTTAAAACAAATTGAGATCGATCGAGGTTATATTGATTTGGAAGCTTATCAAAAATATCGGCTTCAGACGCGGGATAAATCAATATTGCGATTTGATTCTTTCTGCGATCGCTACTTTGATGGTGATAAAAATAAAGCCTTAGAAGCGGTGTCTAATTACAATCATCGAGTCGTGGCGATCAAGCGATTAGAAACAAGATTCGATGTCTATGATATCGAGGTTCCTCACACCCATAACTTTGCCCTTGCTTCCGGTGTTTTCGTCCATAACAGTGCCAAACAGGGGCGAGATCGTCGTTTTCAAGCGATTCTACCTCTGCGGGGAAAAATCCTCAATATCGAAAAAACCGATGATGCCAAAATCTACAAAAATACGGAAATTCAATCCTTAATTACAGCCCTCGGTTTGGGGATTAAAGGAGAAGATTTTGACCCCTCACAATTGCGCTATCATCGCATTGTTTTAATGACTGATGCTGATGTGGATGGCGCACACATCCGAACTTTGTTGTTAACTTTCTTCTATCGTTATCAGAAGAATTTAATTGATCAAGGTTATGTATATATCGCCTGTCCTCCTCTCTATAAATTGGAACGCGGTAAAAATCATTCCTACTGCTATAGCGATCGAGAATTACAGCAAAAGATAGCGGAATTTCCCGCCAATGCTAACTACACAATCCAACGTTTTAAAGGGTTAGGGGAAATGATGCCCCAACAACTTTGGGATACTACTATGAATCCCGAAACTCGCACTTTAAAACGGGTGGAAATCGAAGACGCAGCCAAAGCTGAGGAATTATTTACCATTCTTATGGGCGATCGAGTTGCCCCCCGGCGAGAATTTATCGAAACCCATGGACCACGTTTAAATCTTACCGATTTGGACATTTAA
- a CDS encoding deoxycytidylate deaminase — protein MINSEEKRPTWDEYFLMIAKLAATRSTCLAFPVGAVIVKDRQVLATGYNGSPSGTVHCTAQGFCYPGLGTCRESGEIPSRAIHAEANAIAQAAKHGISTRGASIYVTLEPCISCLKLIISSGIKEVFYEADFNSGTKAMLRDSFLETGIIKYKKIYLSAEMASHAALFLLNPISIDLR, from the coding sequence GTGATCAACTCTGAAGAAAAAAGACCGACTTGGGACGAATATTTTTTAATGATCGCTAAATTAGCCGCCACCAGATCCACCTGTTTAGCTTTTCCCGTCGGTGCGGTAATTGTCAAAGATCGGCAGGTTCTAGCCACGGGTTACAATGGTTCCCCATCAGGAACAGTTCATTGTACTGCCCAGGGTTTTTGTTATCCCGGTTTGGGAACCTGTCGAGAATCCGGAGAAATTCCCTCTCGGGCAATTCATGCCGAAGCTAATGCGATCGCTCAAGCGGCTAAACACGGTATTTCTACACGAGGAGCTAGTATTTACGTTACTTTAGAACCCTGTATTTCCTGTTTAAAACTAATTATTTCTTCGGGAATTAAAGAAGTTTTTTACGAAGCGGATTTTAATAGTGGGACAAAAGCCATGTTAAGGGATTCTTTTCTAGAAACGGGGATTATTAAATATAAAAAGATTTATTTATCAGCAGAAATGGCTAGTCATGCGGCCTTATTTTTATTAAATCCCATTTCGATCGATCTCAGGTAG
- a CDS encoding anthranilate synthase component I: MQKPLAWHWRSLPLHQRTGSEVFACLFCQDAIATLLESPYPGNSLSRYSLCAGSPRQLWTPALGEILPFLSSLLLQTRSDVLPDHLPFHGGWLGWLGYDLAWEIEKLPDRKADTLPFPVAYWYEPDSFAILDHQAQILWLAATKPEDLDKYEQSLTTNHDFELIDPHPSPLIFYTSQLDYEKAVKKALDYIRKGDIFQANLSLRFQSTTRAKGWQIYRSLQQINPSPFASYWRTPWGEMISCSPERLVKLERGIASTRPIAGTRPRGKTEALDRQLAEELLTNKKECAEHIMLVDLERNDLGRVCEWGSVDVDELLTIERYSHVMHLVSNVQGKLDKKYHAIDLIKALFPGGTITGCPKVRCLEIIEELEPMRRNLFYGSCGYIDLRGHLDLNILIRTLLMTAQGNLNTVWGQVGAGIVADSDPEKEWLESLHKAEAQLIALRSF; encoded by the coding sequence ATGCAAAAACCTTTAGCATGGCATTGGCGATCGCTTCCTCTGCATCAGCGCACTGGTTCCGAGGTTTTTGCCTGTTTATTCTGCCAAGATGCGATCGCTACTTTACTAGAAAGTCCCTATCCGGGTAATTCCCTCTCCCGTTACTCTCTTTGTGCTGGTTCCCCGCGTCAGCTTTGGACCCCCGCACTGGGGGAAATTTTGCCCTTTTTAAGCAGTTTACTCCTCCAAACCCGATCCGATGTTCTTCCCGATCATCTTCCCTTCCATGGCGGTTGGTTGGGGTGGTTAGGCTATGATTTAGCTTGGGAGATAGAAAAATTACCCGACAGGAAAGCTGATACTCTCCCTTTTCCCGTCGCTTATTGGTATGAACCGGATAGTTTTGCCATTCTCGATCACCAAGCACAAATTCTCTGGTTAGCTGCCACTAAACCCGAAGATTTAGATAAATACGAACAATCTTTAACCACTAACCACGATTTTGAGTTGATCGATCCCCATCCCTCTCCCTTAATCTTTTATACTTCTCAACTCGACTACGAAAAAGCTGTTAAAAAAGCTCTAGATTATATCAGAAAAGGCGATATTTTTCAAGCAAATTTATCCCTAAGATTTCAAAGCACAACTAGGGCAAAAGGATGGCAAATTTATCGCAGTTTACAACAGATTAACCCTTCTCCTTTTGCCAGTTATTGGCGCACCCCTTGGGGAGAAATGATTAGTTGTTCTCCCGAAAGATTGGTAAAATTAGAAAGGGGAATAGCCAGCACTAGACCGATCGCTGGAACCCGTCCCCGGGGTAAAACCGAAGCACTCGATCGACAATTAGCCGAGGAACTATTAACTAATAAAAAAGAGTGCGCCGAGCATATTATGCTAGTGGATCTAGAACGTAATGATCTGGGTAGAGTTTGTGAATGGGGATCGGTTGATGTGGATGAATTACTGACGATCGAGCGTTATAGTCACGTTATGCACTTGGTCAGTAATGTTCAAGGAAAATTAGATAAAAAGTATCATGCTATTGATTTAATTAAAGCTCTTTTCCCCGGGGGAACAATTACCGGTTGTCCGAAAGTTCGTTGTCTAGAAATTATCGAAGAATTGGAACCGATGCGACGCAATTTATTCTATGGTTCCTGTGGCTATATTGACCTACGGGGTCATTTAGATTTGAATATTCTCATCCGTACCCTATTAATGACTGCTCAAGGGAATTTAAACACCGTTTGGGGACAAGTGGGAGCGGGAATAGTTGCCGATAGTGATCCCGAAAAAGAATGGCTAGAATCCCTTCATAAAGCTGAGGCACAATTAATCGCTTTACGTTCTTTTTAA
- a CDS encoding HEPN domain-containing protein, translating to MWEEVASKLNKPAKDIKSQLSAIVDRRNKIAHEADIDPSYGIGSRWNIDENLVNDAVNFIEQLVENIHQVLEDIH from the coding sequence TTGTGGGAAGAAGTGGCCAGCAAACTAAATAAACCAGCTAAAGATATTAAAAGCCAACTTAGCGCAATTGTTGATCGAAGGAACAAAATCGCCCACGAAGCTGATATAGACCCGAGTTATGGCATTGGCAGTCGCTGGAATATCGATGAAAATCTCGTTAATGATGCCGTTAACTTTATAGAACAGCTTGTTGAAAATATCCATCAGGTACTTGAGGACATCCACTAG
- a CDS encoding energy-coupling factor ABC transporter permease, whose amino-acid sequence MSVNFLGVGLFHPLLTPYLALHIPDGFLSPSVSLFTWIIAVVLIGFSLKKVRGHYAERAVPLMGVCAAFIFAAQMINFPIPGGTSGHLLGGTLAGVLLGPWAGSLVMAVVFIVQALFFQDGGLTVLGANIVNMGLIGTFGGYYLYLGIRKALGFNSWRSMAIAVALAAWTSVVVAALACALQLALSGTVPPLVALFTMLSWHILIGIGEAVITVFAVGYIWRTRPDLLYDPPHSLNTSVPSSYASRQ is encoded by the coding sequence ATGTCTGTTAATTTTCTGGGAGTTGGCTTGTTTCACCCTCTCCTTACCCCTTATCTCGCCCTCCATATTCCTGACGGCTTTTTGAGTCCATCGGTGAGTCTATTTACTTGGATAATTGCCGTCGTCCTGATTGGCTTTTCTCTCAAAAAAGTGCGCGGTCACTACGCTGAACGGGCTGTGCCTTTGATGGGAGTTTGTGCCGCCTTTATTTTTGCCGCCCAGATGATTAATTTTCCCATTCCGGGGGGAACCTCCGGACATTTGTTAGGGGGGACTCTCGCGGGGGTTCTGCTCGGTCCCTGGGCGGGTTCTCTGGTGATGGCGGTGGTTTTTATCGTGCAAGCTTTATTTTTTCAAGATGGCGGTTTAACGGTTTTAGGGGCAAATATCGTCAATATGGGTCTGATCGGGACGTTTGGCGGTTATTATCTCTATCTGGGGATCAGGAAAGCCCTTGGTTTTAATAGTTGGCGCAGTATGGCGATCGCTGTTGCCCTGGCCGCTTGGACAAGTGTGGTGGTGGCGGCGTTGGCTTGCGCCCTGCAATTGGCTTTATCTGGCACTGTACCGCCTTTAGTCGCCCTTTTTACTATGTTATCTTGGCATATCCTCATCGGTATCGGGGAAGCGGTGATTACCGTTTTCGCTGTCGGTTATATCTGGCGAACCCGTCCCGATCTCCTCTACGATCCGCCCCATTCCCTTAATACCTCTGTTCCCTCTTCCTACGCTTCTCGTCAATAA
- a CDS encoding permease, which produces MNQISIAVTFFLSLVLTSLPFLLLGTAVSSFLLVFVNKQRLAAIFPRNRVLGAIVGSAIGLILPVGQYGTIPVARRFLLEGVPPGVVFSFLTAAPTLNIVTLWLTWQTFSYSSIFFYRSLSVWLMAIVIGTLFSFYREKPHTDSEIPLESSLVLSGSFLLEEAASQPLQRVGSLVYEYKTRDRQAWPISVQLFLDNFIDEALELGGLLIIGCAIASVFQLLLPQSQLIAWGNTPVTQILVQLFFGFTLAVNASLSTFVPGSLITNLSVGSTLAFLLVASLIDIKAFILLLSAFRPKIVLYFGILCLLMTFLVALILSFYLG; this is translated from the coding sequence ATGAATCAAATTTCTATCGCTGTTACTTTTTTTCTTAGTTTAGTCTTGACCTCGCTTCCCTTTTTACTTTTGGGGACAGCCGTTTCCAGTTTTTTGCTGGTTTTCGTCAATAAACAGCGATTAGCGGCGATATTTCCCCGTAATCGAGTCTTAGGAGCGATCGTTGGCAGTGCCATCGGATTAATCCTACCCGTCGGACAATACGGCACGATTCCCGTCGCTAGAAGATTCTTATTAGAGGGAGTACCCCCAGGGGTGGTCTTTAGCTTTCTTACCGCTGCACCTACCCTCAATATCGTCACTCTTTGGCTAACTTGGCAGACTTTCAGCTATTCTAGTATTTTCTTCTATCGATCGCTTTCGGTCTGGTTAATGGCAATTGTTATCGGTACTCTCTTTAGTTTCTATCGGGAAAAACCCCACACCGATAGCGAAATTCCCCTAGAATCGAGTTTAGTTCTTTCCGGTAGTTTTTTACTGGAGGAAGCAGCCAGTCAACCCCTACAAAGAGTCGGCAGTCTTGTTTATGAGTATAAAACTAGAGATAGGCAAGCTTGGCCAATTTCTGTGCAGTTATTTCTCGATAACTTTATCGATGAAGCGCTGGAATTAGGGGGATTATTAATTATTGGTTGTGCGATCGCTAGTGTCTTTCAGCTATTATTACCTCAGAGTCAATTAATTGCCTGGGGGAATACTCCCGTTACTCAAATTCTCGTCCAGTTGTTCTTTGGTTTCACCCTCGCTGTTAATGCTAGTCTTAGCACTTTTGTCCCCGGTTCTTTAATTACTAATCTGTCCGTGGGTTCCACTCTAGCTTTTTTACTGGTCGCTTCCCTCATTGATATTAAAGCTTTTATCCTTCTCCTATCAGCTTTCCGTCCTAAAATCGTCCTTTATTTCGGAATTTTATGCCTGTTAATGACTTTTTTAGTGGCTCTGATCCTCAGTTTTTATCTAGGTTGA